Proteins encoded together in one Verrucomicrobiota bacterium window:
- a CDS encoding potassium channel family protein, with product MDSKDDFSVRRINSVRWILTFQVLLIVVSPLLQLVTGSQTVTNVLFWISLVGLSFVSFLIITTGRLALVLGISIAGVLAILQISASITSNQAISLIYFAGLAGVIGLVFCRFIRLLMKTREVTLDTLLIGISSYLMLAVFWAAMYSICTLLDPSAFSFSSALQSTLEGRIVLEGKNAGLAIYFSTVTQTTLGYGDITPVSSLARMLVSAQALMGQIYVAILIGRLVGLSIVSKNKEN from the coding sequence GTGGATTCGAAGGATGACTTTTCGGTCAGGCGCATCAACTCCGTTCGCTGGATTCTTACGTTTCAGGTTTTATTGATCGTTGTTTCTCCCCTCCTCCAGCTGGTCACCGGTTCGCAAACGGTGACCAACGTGCTTTTTTGGATTTCACTGGTCGGGCTCTCTTTTGTGAGTTTCCTGATCATTACGACTGGAAGACTCGCCTTGGTCTTGGGCATTTCGATAGCTGGCGTACTCGCGATCCTTCAAATCTCTGCATCCATCACCAGCAACCAAGCGATTTCTCTCATCTACTTCGCTGGTTTGGCGGGAGTCATCGGGCTTGTCTTCTGCCGTTTTATCCGGCTGCTGATGAAGACTCGCGAAGTGACTTTAGATACCCTCTTAATCGGTATCTCTTCCTACCTGATGCTGGCGGTGTTTTGGGCAGCTATGTATTCAATCTGTACACTGCTCGATCCTTCAGCGTTTTCCTTCTCATCAGCTCTCCAATCCACTTTAGAGGGAAGAATCGTGTTGGAAGGTAAGAATGCAGGATTAGCCATTTACTTTAGTACGGTCACCCAAACTACCCTTGGATATGGAGACATTACCCCAGTCTCTTCGCTGGCGAGAATGCTGGTCTCAGCCCAAGCCCTCATGGGGCAGATCTACGTGGCAATTTTAATTGGTAGGCTCGTCGGGCTGAGCATCGTATCCAAGAACAAGGAAAACTGA
- a CDS encoding efflux transporter outer membrane subunit, with protein sequence MREALSERLYAFLPLLSLFFLGGCITVGPDYEAPEISLPDSWQSPYERNVGETKANQESYWLVFNDSVLNEVIERVGKQNRDLRAALAAIDEARASLGIASSERFPSIAVDGSATFDRTSVNVSPVESPIRDRDDTTFSIGPNASWEIDLFGRVRRSIESASASFEASEAQYADLLVILYAETAQAYFDFRAVQQRLEFATSNVTSQENTLNLTVNRVKAGLAPELDRAQAELNLNRSRALLPQLREARDNLLNALAVLTGDYPWDLAPLLGTEYAEQDSIPIVSVTTVPADLLRQRPDIRQAERNLAAQTAQIGVATADLYPRFSLNGVFTFDAFDAQDWFNGDSRAFSIGPFMSWRVFEFGRLRDLIQVEEARTDQALAQYEQTVLTAIQEVEDSLSGLANERRRNGDLRRASEAAEESVRLSLDLYRSGLVEFDTVLTSEQALLELQDSLAESNGIMRQNIVQFYRSIGGGFGIRSPEDPDD encoded by the coding sequence ATGAGAGAAGCACTGTCCGAACGTCTGTATGCTTTCCTTCCTCTTCTAAGCCTCTTTTTTCTAGGTGGCTGCATCACAGTCGGTCCAGATTACGAGGCACCTGAAATCTCATTGCCGGATAGTTGGCAGTCGCCTTACGAGCGAAATGTTGGGGAAACAAAAGCGAACCAAGAGAGTTATTGGCTCGTTTTCAACGATTCGGTTCTCAACGAAGTGATCGAAAGAGTGGGAAAGCAGAATCGTGACCTTCGAGCGGCTCTGGCGGCGATCGACGAGGCTCGTGCTTCCCTTGGGATTGCCTCATCAGAGAGATTTCCGAGTATCGCGGTCGATGGTTCGGCTACTTTCGACCGAACGAGTGTCAATGTGTCTCCAGTCGAATCACCGATTCGTGATCGGGACGACACCACCTTTTCAATTGGGCCCAATGCATCGTGGGAAATTGATCTCTTTGGACGAGTTCGACGCAGTATTGAATCCGCATCCGCTTCGTTTGAAGCGAGTGAAGCGCAATACGCCGATCTTTTGGTGATTCTTTATGCGGAAACGGCTCAGGCCTACTTCGATTTCCGCGCAGTTCAGCAACGATTAGAGTTTGCGACTTCGAACGTTACCTCTCAGGAAAATACTCTGAATCTAACCGTAAACCGCGTGAAAGCGGGCCTGGCTCCGGAACTGGATCGAGCGCAGGCAGAGCTTAATTTGAACCGTAGTCGAGCTCTATTGCCCCAGCTGCGGGAGGCGCGGGACAACCTATTGAACGCCTTGGCTGTTTTGACAGGGGACTATCCGTGGGACCTGGCGCCTCTTCTCGGAACTGAGTATGCTGAGCAGGACTCGATTCCGATTGTCTCGGTTACAACAGTTCCAGCCGACTTGCTCAGGCAGCGCCCAGATATCCGCCAAGCGGAACGGAATCTCGCGGCTCAGACAGCGCAAATTGGTGTGGCGACTGCAGATTTGTATCCCCGCTTTTCGTTAAACGGGGTATTCACTTTTGACGCATTTGACGCGCAAGACTGGTTTAACGGAGACTCGCGGGCTTTTTCAATCGGTCCATTCATGAGTTGGAGAGTGTTTGAGTTTGGAAGACTCCGCGATCTGATCCAGGTCGAGGAGGCTCGCACGGATCAGGCTCTTGCGCAGTATGAACAAACGGTTCTAACCGCGATTCAAGAGGTTGAAGATTCTCTTTCCGGCCTTGCGAACGAGCGTCGCCGTAACGGTGATCTTCGTCGAGCCTCCGAGGCTGCTGAGGAATCGGTTCGCTTGTCGCTGGATCTTTATCGAAGCGGTCTGGTCGAATTCGATACGGTTCTGACCAGTGAGCAAGCCCTTCTCGAACTTCAGGATAGTCTCGCGGAAAGCAATGGAATCATGCGTCAGAACATCGTTCAGTTCTATCGCAGTATTGGCGGAGGCTTTGGAATAAGGTCACCAGAGGATCCAGACGATTGA
- a CDS encoding TetR/AcrR family transcriptional regulator — MNQRQKQRIDTQEKILLAALETFATVGFSEASSYKIARKANIQQGLLTYHFPNKEILWKAVTEHLFSRVRAEVPDCLDHQGNSSADRARRWIGHFVRFAARNPVLMRFMIENNVSHDERLDWIVPRYVQPGFEVFCRHFPKIDASEQPHAFYIFLGASSAIFASRLEFEKLCGFDPTDEKRVDDHVRIMTHLMLNYSSSGTDRVAVSAASFEDLKSGKQVVPTHRRQ, encoded by the coding sequence ATGAACCAACGTCAAAAGCAGAGAATTGATACTCAGGAAAAAATTCTCCTCGCCGCTCTCGAAACGTTTGCCACGGTTGGTTTCAGTGAAGCCAGTAGCTACAAGATAGCCCGCAAAGCAAACATTCAGCAGGGGCTTTTGACCTACCATTTTCCAAACAAGGAGATTTTGTGGAAAGCGGTCACAGAACACCTGTTCTCCCGCGTCCGCGCCGAAGTTCCGGACTGCCTCGATCATCAGGGAAATTCAAGTGCAGATCGAGCTCGCCGATGGATTGGCCACTTTGTTCGATTTGCTGCGCGCAACCCGGTCCTTATGCGCTTCATGATCGAGAACAATGTCAGTCATGACGAACGCCTCGATTGGATTGTTCCTCGCTACGTGCAACCTGGTTTTGAAGTCTTTTGCCGACATTTCCCAAAAATCGACGCTAGCGAACAACCTCATGCATTCTATATATTCCTCGGTGCTTCCTCTGCCATTTTCGCGAGCCGCCTGGAATTCGAAAAACTCTGCGGTTTTGATCCGACCGATGAGAAGAGAGTGGACGATCACGTCCGAATCATGACTCACCTTATGCTCAACTACTCTTCGAGTGGCACCGATAGGGTTGCCGTCTCAGCAGCCTCTTTTGAAGATTTGAAGTCGGGTAAACAGGTAGTTCCGACGCATAGACGCCAATGA
- a CDS encoding efflux RND transporter permease subunit, which translates to MGIPKFAVEKATVTYFTSAVLFLVGIFSFFQLGQLEDPDFSLKVAYVITPYQGASPEEVEEEVTDLIETAVQEMTEVDYIESSSQAGLSIVKIEVRAEFWSDKLPQIWDTLRRKVRDVEGSLPEGSGRPIINDDVGDVYGSVLALTSDGFSDADMANYADDLRTQLLAVPGVGKVQVWGDQSEAIYIDYSRANLATLGIGEGDLFATLRGQNLVVDAGSIDIGDQRLRVETTGGIKDPADIAELIIRPSSGETEIIRLQDVGTVRRGYIEPASTRMRFNGRDAVAISVSGKPGENIVKLGARIDEKVRDLRLALPIGLELDRVHWQSDVVSDSVNSFIESFAQAVLIVLVVITLFMGWRMGIIIGTALILTITASFILMLAFGIDLQRMSLGALVIALGMMVDNAIVVADGTSARIAKGMNAKEAAIEAATLPAMPLLGATLIAVMTFYPIYASTDAAGEYCASLFSVVAIALFSSWIISITITPLQCIGMIKKPTEEELAKDPYGSKLYRTFKSILEGAIRFRFFTIAIMVALLVSALFSFTYVKQLFFPESSMEKFMVDLWAIEGSSLAAHSEEIRSLEAFLLEDDRVEDVVTFIGEGPPRFYLPVSPELSYASYAQLIVNVADASDIPELISKVNEEGSILLPGSLVAPRAYGVGPDTTYKFEMRITGPSNADPGELRDAAAKVEDVLLTSPLLAYVTTDWRQRTPVIQPAFDQSRGRFAQVSREDVSNLIKQVFDGSTVGVYREDDDVLPIILRNENSERTGFTNVEVLQLAANETRGPLPLAQVVNGTEISWEDPLIWRRDRLRTITVQANPIAGVTFAELMATVQSELDAIEFPSGYVVEMGGEQESNEKAQKSLIPGVVPAFLIVILTLVLLFNALRPPVLILLIVPFAIIGVSYGLLLSGAAFGFVALLGAMSLCGMIIKNAIVLIDEINLIKSEGKNAYDATIGAALSRLRPVALAAATTVLGVIPLLTDVFWVGLSVTIMAGLSFGTIVTMILLPTFYCTFYNARAETK; encoded by the coding sequence ATGGGAATTCCAAAATTCGCGGTCGAGAAGGCGACTGTCACTTATTTCACCTCTGCCGTCCTTTTCCTTGTAGGTATTTTTAGTTTTTTCCAGTTGGGACAGCTGGAAGACCCGGATTTCTCGCTCAAAGTCGCTTACGTGATTACTCCCTACCAGGGAGCCTCACCGGAGGAGGTTGAGGAAGAGGTCACCGACTTGATTGAAACGGCGGTTCAGGAGATGACCGAAGTGGACTACATCGAATCGAGTTCCCAAGCTGGCCTCTCCATCGTCAAAATCGAGGTGCGGGCGGAGTTTTGGTCCGATAAGCTTCCCCAGATCTGGGACACTCTTCGGCGAAAGGTGCGGGACGTCGAAGGGAGTCTGCCGGAGGGAAGTGGTCGACCAATCATCAACGACGATGTTGGGGATGTGTATGGATCGGTTCTCGCTTTAACCAGCGATGGCTTTTCGGACGCCGACATGGCGAACTACGCTGACGATTTGCGGACGCAGCTTCTGGCAGTTCCCGGCGTAGGAAAGGTTCAAGTCTGGGGGGACCAGAGCGAGGCAATATACATCGATTACTCTCGAGCCAATCTCGCTACCCTAGGTATCGGGGAAGGTGACTTATTCGCCACTCTGCGAGGGCAAAATCTTGTGGTCGATGCGGGAAGCATTGATATCGGCGACCAAAGGCTCAGGGTAGAAACAACTGGCGGCATTAAAGACCCAGCTGATATCGCGGAGTTGATCATTCGTCCGTCTTCCGGAGAAACGGAGATCATACGTCTTCAAGACGTGGGAACGGTTCGCCGCGGTTATATTGAACCGGCTTCAACCCGAATGCGTTTTAATGGTCGGGATGCAGTCGCGATTTCGGTCTCTGGTAAACCGGGCGAGAACATTGTGAAGCTCGGAGCCCGGATCGACGAAAAGGTCCGGGATCTTCGTCTTGCTTTGCCGATCGGGTTGGAGCTGGATCGGGTCCATTGGCAGTCGGATGTGGTTTCGGATTCGGTGAACAGCTTTATTGAAAGCTTTGCCCAAGCAGTCCTGATCGTCCTGGTAGTCATCACTCTCTTCATGGGCTGGAGGATGGGAATTATCATCGGAACGGCTCTGATTCTCACGATTACGGCCAGCTTTATTCTGATGCTGGCTTTTGGGATCGACCTACAAAGAATGTCCCTGGGAGCTTTGGTAATTGCGCTGGGCATGATGGTCGATAACGCGATCGTGGTTGCGGATGGAACTTCGGCTCGGATCGCTAAGGGTATGAATGCAAAGGAAGCGGCAATCGAGGCGGCAACCCTCCCTGCGATGCCCTTGCTGGGGGCGACACTCATTGCGGTGATGACCTTTTATCCAATCTACGCGTCGACTGACGCGGCGGGTGAATATTGCGCATCGCTTTTTTCGGTCGTGGCAATCGCACTGTTTTCGAGTTGGATCATTTCGATCACAATCACCCCTCTCCAGTGTATCGGCATGATCAAAAAGCCTACCGAGGAGGAACTGGCCAAAGATCCCTATGGGTCAAAGCTCTACCGCACCTTCAAATCAATTTTGGAGGGCGCAATTCGTTTTCGGTTTTTCACAATTGCGATCATGGTCGCCTTGTTGGTTTCGGCCCTTTTCAGCTTCACCTATGTGAAGCAACTCTTCTTCCCGGAGTCATCGATGGAAAAGTTCATGGTTGATCTCTGGGCGATCGAAGGATCAAGCCTCGCCGCGCATAGCGAAGAAATCAGAAGTCTGGAAGCGTTTCTCTTGGAGGATGACAGAGTAGAGGACGTGGTCACTTTTATTGGTGAAGGCCCGCCACGATTCTACCTCCCGGTTTCTCCCGAGCTCAGCTACGCCTCCTATGCACAGTTGATCGTTAATGTCGCAGACGCGAGCGATATTCCTGAGTTAATTTCGAAAGTAAACGAGGAGGGGTCGATTCTTCTTCCGGGGAGTCTGGTGGCTCCCCGTGCCTACGGAGTCGGTCCCGATACTACTTATAAATTCGAAATGCGGATCACGGGTCCTTCAAATGCCGATCCTGGAGAGCTACGGGATGCTGCTGCAAAGGTGGAAGATGTCCTGTTGACCTCACCTCTTCTCGCATATGTCACGACGGATTGGCGCCAGCGGACCCCTGTGATTCAGCCTGCTTTTGATCAAAGTCGTGGGCGGTTTGCACAAGTCTCCCGTGAGGATGTTTCTAATTTGATAAAACAAGTCTTTGATGGATCGACAGTTGGCGTTTACCGAGAGGACGATGACGTTCTCCCGATCATTCTCCGAAACGAAAATAGCGAGCGAACCGGCTTCACGAACGTTGAGGTTCTTCAGTTGGCAGCAAATGAGACCCGTGGTCCCTTGCCTCTCGCGCAGGTAGTTAATGGAACCGAGATTTCCTGGGAAGATCCATTGATTTGGCGACGCGATCGTTTAAGAACCATTACAGTTCAAGCCAATCCAATCGCTGGGGTAACTTTTGCGGAGTTGATGGCTACGGTTCAAAGTGAGTTGGATGCAATTGAATTTCCCAGTGGCTACGTGGTGGAGATGGGCGGTGAGCAGGAGAGCAACGAGAAGGCGCAAAAATCCCTTATTCCAGGGGTGGTGCCAGCGTTCCTCATTGTGATTCTGACTTTGGTTCTCCTCTTCAACGCTCTGCGGCCTCCGGTACTGATCCTCCTTATTGTTCCGTTCGCGATCATCGGCGTTTCCTACGGCCTCCTGTTGTCGGGTGCAGCTTTTGGTTTTGTCGCGTTGTTGGGAGCCATGAGTCTTTGCGGAATGATCATCAAGAACGCCATTGTCTTGATCGACGAAATCAACCTCATCAAGAGCGAGGGTAAAAATGCTTACGATGCGACGATTGGGGCCGCACTTTCCCGTTTGCGGCCGGTTGCTCTTGCTGCTGCGACGACGGTCCTCGGAGTGATTCCTCTTTTAACCGATGTCTTCTGGGTGGGCCTATCAGTCACCATCATGGCTGGGCTGAGTTTTGGAACGATTGTGACGATGATTCTCCTGCCAACCTTCTATTGCACTTTCTACAACGCAAGGGCTGAGACCAAATGA
- the gatC gene encoding Asp-tRNA(Asn)/Glu-tRNA(Gln) amidotransferase subunit GatC, with the protein MDENGQIIGWQLTSDLSVAVQEWLRKPLAFPIGLSLLRKKAMDTEKDPIDLDRLSVLARLSLTPEEKEKLGPQLSRIVGYVEQLKEVDVDGVEPMAHAIPLSNVLREDRAEELDDREAFLKNAPASRLSQIVVPPVIE; encoded by the coding sequence ATGGATGAAAACGGACAGATCATCGGTTGGCAACTGACATCCGATTTATCCGTGGCTGTTCAAGAGTGGCTCAGAAAACCGCTTGCCTTCCCGATTGGGCTGTCTCTACTCCGAAAGAAAGCAATGGACACAGAAAAAGACCCAATTGATCTCGATCGGCTCAGCGTCTTGGCGCGCCTCTCCTTAACTCCAGAAGAAAAGGAAAAGCTGGGTCCGCAACTTTCGCGGATTGTCGGTTACGTAGAGCAGCTGAAAGAGGTCGATGTGGATGGCGTCGAGCCTATGGCCCATGCAATCCCGCTTTCCAATGTGCTTCGAGAGGACCGTGCTGAAGAATTGGACGATCGAGAAGCGTTCTTAAAAAATGCGCCAGCGAGCCGGTTGAGCCAAATTGTTGTTCCTCCTGTAATCGAATAG
- a CDS encoding efflux RND transporter periplasmic adaptor subunit, translating into MVSSYSSSFSRGLLVGVLGGCMVVLAGCGDAVEEQVEVPRPVRAVPVFPSAAIAGGDLPGRAEATNEVNLAFEVSGVITEIPVEKGDRVKAGDVLAKLAPRDYQNSLNSAEAERERAKAQFDRVFEASKTGAVSEQEVTNARASLDIAIADFDLAKKALEDTVLVAPFDGVIATLFADEFQRIRATETVIRLLDDSQIEFTVQLPERFLPYLSSIKRFTVTFDIFGDMPLPALIDSVGSEASEATRTYPLTLILDQPDGLQILPGMSGQANAELAFEENGNIPAGLPVPGVRIPPSALVERDGSSAVWVLDKESSTVSLEEVQTVGVSGDGVYLQFQELDGVDWIVTAGTQFLKEGQSVRLLNEE; encoded by the coding sequence ATGGTTAGTTCATATTCATCCTCTTTTAGTCGGGGACTCTTGGTAGGAGTGTTGGGTGGTTGCATGGTAGTCTTGGCAGGCTGCGGTGATGCTGTTGAAGAACAGGTAGAAGTTCCGAGACCAGTGAGGGCGGTTCCTGTTTTCCCAAGTGCAGCGATTGCCGGTGGCGATTTGCCGGGGCGCGCTGAGGCGACAAACGAGGTGAACCTGGCGTTTGAGGTGAGTGGCGTTATCACCGAAATTCCCGTTGAGAAAGGAGACCGCGTAAAAGCGGGTGATGTTCTCGCGAAACTGGCTCCTCGCGACTACCAGAATTCGCTGAATTCTGCGGAAGCGGAGCGTGAACGGGCAAAAGCGCAATTTGACAGAGTATTTGAGGCCTCAAAGACCGGAGCGGTTTCAGAGCAGGAGGTGACGAATGCCAGAGCAAGCCTCGATATCGCAATCGCGGATTTCGATCTAGCGAAGAAGGCATTGGAGGACACGGTTTTGGTCGCACCTTTTGATGGAGTCATAGCGACCCTTTTCGCAGATGAATTTCAGAGAATTCGGGCGACGGAGACTGTCATTCGTCTTCTCGATGATTCACAAATCGAATTTACGGTTCAACTTCCCGAAAGATTCCTTCCTTATCTTTCATCGATTAAACGTTTTACTGTTACTTTTGACATTTTTGGGGATATGCCCCTTCCGGCGCTTATCGATAGCGTTGGCTCAGAAGCTTCTGAAGCGACGCGGACCTATCCTCTCACCCTCATCCTCGACCAGCCCGATGGACTTCAGATTCTCCCCGGTATGTCTGGGCAGGCGAATGCAGAGCTGGCATTCGAAGAGAACGGGAACATTCCGGCTGGTCTTCCAGTTCCCGGAGTTCGGATTCCACCCTCTGCTCTTGTTGAGCGTGACGGTTCTTCTGCGGTTTGGGTGTTGGACAAAGAGTCGTCTACCGTGTCTCTCGAAGAGGTCCAGACCGTTGGTGTTTCGGGAGATGGAGTGTATCTCCAGTTCCAAGAACTGGACGGAGTGGACTGGATTGTGACTGCTGGAACGCAGTTTCTCAAAGAGGGGCAGTCGGTTCGGCTACTCAACGAAGAGTAA
- the cls gene encoding cardiolipin synthase: MNASVDYSDLLAVLHLSLVLVISIRVIMRRPATGVALTWLFVVSAIPFAGALFYLLIGERRISRRRIRRIAERKVDYESLVRLGMDRDITIVDWGKHPGEAKGMNLLGTNMIGFPTVSGSSGHLISDTEEMLDSIARDVDAAEHSVFMEFYIWNEGGKADKVLDSLIRAASRGVVCRVLVDSLGARPWWKGSQPEKLRQAGVHLAEALPVGLFRTFLDRTDLRVHRKIIVIDGKIAWTGSMNLVDPKYFKQDAGVGEWVDAMARMEGSVIVPLGLTLIGDWVLETDDSIETLIRESRLSTVEPKPGVDIQVVPSGPGETDDGLLQMLLTTVNSADRELVLTTPYFIPDESLLRAMRGAAARGVKVHLILPEKVDSVLTRYASRSYYSELMEEGIQIHLYRGGLLHTKSITADQSITMFGTVNLDMRSIWINYEVALFVYGHAVGEEVRALQQTYIDDSLVIDAEEWETRSMAQRFFENVCRLASPLL, translated from the coding sequence ATGAATGCCTCTGTTGACTACTCGGACCTTCTGGCGGTTCTCCACCTTTCTCTGGTTCTCGTCATTTCGATTCGAGTGATCATGCGAAGGCCGGCTACCGGGGTGGCATTGACTTGGCTATTCGTCGTTAGCGCGATCCCGTTCGCCGGCGCCCTTTTTTACCTTCTGATCGGGGAACGGCGAATCAGCCGGAGGCGCATTCGTCGAATCGCAGAGCGTAAGGTCGACTACGAGAGTCTCGTGAGGCTCGGAATGGATCGAGACATTACGATTGTCGATTGGGGTAAACATCCCGGTGAAGCAAAGGGAATGAATCTTCTTGGAACGAACATGATTGGGTTTCCAACTGTTTCTGGAAGCAGCGGTCACTTGATTTCCGATACCGAAGAGATGCTTGATTCGATCGCCAGAGACGTGGATGCAGCCGAACACTCGGTCTTTATGGAGTTTTACATTTGGAACGAAGGGGGAAAGGCTGACAAAGTTCTCGATTCTCTCATTCGTGCGGCGAGCAGAGGAGTGGTTTGTCGTGTGTTGGTGGACTCATTGGGAGCGCGGCCTTGGTGGAAGGGCTCACAACCAGAAAAGCTGAGACAGGCGGGTGTCCATCTTGCGGAGGCCTTGCCGGTCGGGCTCTTCCGCACTTTCCTGGATCGAACCGACCTTAGGGTTCATCGAAAGATTATCGTTATCGATGGGAAGATTGCCTGGACCGGGAGCATGAATCTTGTTGATCCGAAGTATTTTAAACAGGATGCGGGAGTGGGAGAGTGGGTCGATGCTATGGCTCGAATGGAAGGGTCAGTGATTGTTCCCCTCGGTCTCACTTTGATTGGTGATTGGGTCTTGGAAACGGATGATTCGATTGAAACCCTCATTCGTGAATCCCGTCTCTCTACGGTGGAACCAAAGCCTGGGGTGGATATTCAGGTGGTTCCTTCTGGTCCGGGTGAGACGGATGACGGGTTGCTACAAATGCTACTCACTACGGTGAATTCAGCTGATCGGGAGTTGGTCCTCACGACCCCTTATTTCATTCCTGACGAGTCGTTGTTGCGTGCTATGAGGGGTGCAGCCGCACGAGGAGTAAAGGTACACCTGATCCTACCGGAAAAGGTGGACTCGGTCCTAACGAGGTATGCGAGCCGTTCTTACTACAGTGAATTGATGGAAGAAGGGATCCAGATCCATCTATACCGCGGTGGTCTCTTACACACAAAATCGATTACCGCAGATCAAAGCATAACGATGTTTGGCACTGTGAATCTCGACATGCGGAGTATCTGGATCAACTACGAGGTCGCCTTGTTCGTGTATGGGCATGCAGTTGGAGAGGAAGTGCGCGCCCTTCAACAGACTTACATCGACGACTCATTAGTTATCGATGCCGAAGAGTGGGAGACTCGGTCAATGGCTCAGCGGTTCTTTGAAAATGTTTGCCGCTTGGCAAGTCCGCTACTCTAG
- a CDS encoding superoxide dismutase: protein MNIRSQICSPSSRRTFLKQSTFGMGAFAFSGLLSKRTFGQTGNSSETPSGVPAMLDFESLTYPFALPPLPYAYDALEPYIDARTMEIHYTKHHAGYVRKLNAAIENYPATHSLTLGEMLTDLNAVPAPIQTAVRNNGGGHLNHCLFWYSLVNPGVTPSSPLQATIDGAFGSVDGLLEEMVSTGLGRFGSGWSWLCKNPEGGLVVVSTPNQDTPWMDDPSLRPLLGVDVWEHAYYLKYQNRRGDYLNAWKNIVDWSAVDKRLRGAA, encoded by the coding sequence ATGAATATACGATCCCAAATCTGCTCTCCTTCCAGTCGTCGGACATTCCTCAAGCAAAGTACCTTCGGAATGGGTGCCTTCGCTTTTTCGGGTCTTCTATCCAAACGCACTTTCGGTCAAACCGGCAATTCTTCGGAGACACCTTCCGGGGTCCCTGCCATGCTCGACTTCGAGTCCCTGACCTACCCATTTGCACTTCCACCCCTACCCTACGCATACGATGCGTTGGAGCCCTACATCGACGCACGCACGATGGAGATCCATTACACAAAGCATCATGCTGGCTATGTCCGTAAGCTCAACGCCGCGATAGAAAACTACCCGGCAACCCACAGCCTCACCCTCGGAGAGATGCTTACGGATCTCAACGCGGTCCCCGCTCCGATTCAGACCGCAGTTCGCAACAACGGAGGGGGTCATCTCAACCATTGCCTCTTTTGGTATTCCTTAGTGAACCCAGGCGTGACTCCGTCCTCACCCCTGCAAGCCACCATTGACGGAGCGTTCGGTAGCGTGGATGGTCTCCTGGAGGAGATGGTTTCTACCGGGCTGGGACGCTTTGGTAGCGGGTGGTCCTGGCTCTGCAAAAATCCTGAGGGAGGGCTAGTGGTGGTCTCGACACCCAATCAAGATACACCGTGGATGGATGATCCTTCCCTTCGGCCGCTTCTTGGGGTGGATGTCTGGGAACACGCCTATTATCTGAAATATCAGAACCGCCGAGGGGATTACCTCAATGCGTGGAAAAACATCGTCGACTGGAGCGCGGTAGACAAGCGCCTTCGAGGAGCTGCCTAG